A stretch of Geomonas oryzisoli DNA encodes these proteins:
- a CDS encoding methyl-accepting chemotaxis protein yields the protein MFATWSIKKRVVVSVIALCVASITILGVFAYQYQMHQMQEGLKDEAANNGRLFEAILKGDAEGLGRAHTGLDKLDVLMAPFAAGNKDALLAAAQPIFSEIKQNNNITHMYFIQPDGKVLLRAHKPEQDGDVLKRETFLKAQATKQMSWGLEMGKNFFSLRCVKPVSYRGSALGYMEVAEEIDHVFQQMKQITGSDVALFLNEDFLKSKSADVKSELVHSFRILYPTNKPIALGVAAKVGTEMTEGLKDPKIAIVSFNGGKYLVGISPVRDASGGTVGVVFTHKEISPLFVTMWKGVAAQLGIFIAILFASIAILYLSLKPSLNLFHTLREHIVSVTSTWDLSRRLEVETQDEIGAMANDFNAMTDKLAMMVRQVSHSSNELGAVSENLMQVSGTVVWVAEQQSTSVEEASSAMTQITSSIKGVARAVEGLSQSASESSSSVLEMASSIEEVALNAEALAQQVDEVGSAIIEMAASIKQVGRNADLLLEEASINSSSIVEMDSSIKEVEKNALNTVKISETVKQDAEVGKSAVESTILGISAIKASSRITSEVIATLSQRAGDIGTILSVIDDVAEQTNLLALNAAIIAAQAGEHGKGFAVVAGEIKQLAERTSASTRKISEVINGVLEETDRAVVAIRQAEQNIAQGEELSRKSGEALEKIVAGVQQATEQVNGIARATAEQARGSLMIRETTDNVTTMVRQIAISTREQGEGSSLVLNAVEKMKMLTDQVKSSTREQSNVGKFIANSTENITEMIKRIQKACDEQSRGADQVLPAVESIKSATESNIGAVKVLGESTSALAGQISVLQNEIDRFDVSSAKE from the coding sequence ATGTTTGCAACGTGGTCGATTAAGAAGAGAGTTGTCGTTTCCGTCATCGCTTTGTGTGTCGCCAGCATCACCATTTTGGGGGTTTTTGCCTACCAGTACCAGATGCACCAGATGCAGGAAGGCCTCAAGGACGAAGCCGCCAACAACGGTCGCCTGTTCGAGGCGATTCTCAAAGGCGACGCCGAGGGGCTGGGGCGTGCCCACACCGGTCTCGACAAACTCGACGTGCTGATGGCTCCCTTTGCCGCCGGCAACAAGGACGCGCTCCTTGCCGCGGCCCAGCCGATCTTCAGCGAGATCAAGCAGAACAACAACATCACCCACATGTACTTCATCCAGCCCGACGGGAAGGTGCTGTTGCGGGCGCACAAGCCGGAACAGGACGGGGACGTCCTGAAACGGGAAACGTTCCTGAAGGCCCAGGCGACCAAGCAGATGTCCTGGGGGCTGGAGATGGGGAAGAACTTCTTCTCCCTGCGCTGCGTCAAGCCGGTCAGCTACCGGGGCAGCGCCCTGGGGTACATGGAGGTGGCCGAGGAAATCGACCACGTCTTCCAGCAGATGAAGCAGATCACCGGCAGCGACGTGGCCCTCTTTCTCAATGAAGACTTCCTGAAGAGTAAATCCGCCGATGTAAAGAGCGAGTTGGTGCATTCGTTCCGGATACTCTACCCTACCAATAAGCCCATAGCGCTCGGGGTCGCCGCCAAGGTGGGGACCGAGATGACCGAGGGGCTCAAGGACCCCAAGATCGCCATCGTCTCCTTTAACGGGGGAAAGTACCTGGTCGGCATCAGCCCGGTCCGGGACGCTTCCGGCGGCACCGTCGGCGTCGTATTCACGCACAAGGAGATCAGCCCGCTGTTCGTCACCATGTGGAAAGGGGTGGCGGCGCAGCTTGGCATCTTCATCGCCATCCTGTTTGCCTCCATCGCCATTCTCTACCTGTCGCTCAAGCCGAGCCTCAACCTCTTCCACACCTTAAGGGAGCATATCGTCTCGGTTACCTCGACCTGGGACCTGAGCCGCCGCCTCGAGGTGGAAACCCAGGACGAGATCGGTGCCATGGCAAACGATTTCAACGCCATGACCGACAAGCTCGCCATGATGGTGCGGCAGGTGAGCCACTCCAGCAACGAACTCGGTGCGGTTTCCGAGAACCTGATGCAGGTTTCCGGCACGGTGGTGTGGGTCGCCGAGCAGCAGTCCACCTCCGTTGAAGAGGCTTCCAGCGCGATGACCCAGATCACCTCCTCGATCAAGGGGGTGGCACGTGCGGTGGAGGGGCTGTCGCAGTCGGCGTCGGAGAGCTCCTCTTCGGTGCTCGAGATGGCCTCCAGCATCGAGGAAGTGGCGTTGAACGCCGAGGCACTGGCCCAGCAGGTGGACGAGGTCGGTTCGGCCATCATCGAGATGGCGGCCTCCATCAAGCAGGTGGGGAGAAATGCCGACCTGCTCCTCGAGGAGGCCAGCATCAACTCCTCCTCCATCGTGGAGATGGACAGTTCGATCAAGGAAGTGGAAAAGAACGCGCTGAACACGGTGAAGATCTCCGAGACCGTCAAGCAGGACGCCGAGGTGGGCAAGAGCGCGGTAGAGTCGACCATCCTCGGCATCAGCGCCATCAAGGCCTCCTCGCGCATCACCTCGGAGGTCATAGCGACCCTCTCCCAGCGCGCCGGCGACATTGGCACTATCCTCTCGGTCATCGACGACGTGGCCGAGCAGACCAACCTTTTGGCCCTCAATGCCGCCATTATCGCGGCCCAGGCCGGCGAACACGGCAAGGGCTTCGCCGTCGTGGCCGGCGAGATCAAGCAGCTCGCCGAGCGCACCAGCGCATCCACCAGGAAAATCTCCGAGGTCATCAACGGCGTCCTCGAAGAGACCGACCGGGCGGTGGTCGCCATCCGGCAGGCGGAGCAGAACATCGCCCAAGGGGAGGAGTTGTCCCGTAAGTCGGGCGAGGCGCTGGAGAAGATCGTCGCCGGGGTGCAGCAGGCCACCGAGCAGGTGAACGGCATCGCCCGGGCCACCGCCGAGCAGGCGCGCGGCAGCCTGATGATCAGGGAGACCACCGACAACGTCACCACCATGGTGCGCCAGATCGCCATCTCCACCCGCGAGCAGGGGGAGGGGAGCAGTCTCGTGCTGAACGCGGTGGAGAAGATGAAAATGCTTACCGACCAGGTGAAGAGCTCGACCCGTGAGCAGAGCAACGTCGGCAAGTTCATCGCCAACTCGACAGAGAACATCACCGAGATGATCAAACGCATCCAGAAGGCGTGCGACGAGCAGAGCAGGGGCGCCGACCAGGTGCTCCCGGCCGTTGAGAGCATCAAGTCCGCCACCGAGAGCAACATCGGGGCGGTCAAAGTGCTCGGCGAAAGCACCTCGGCCCTGGCCGGTCAGATCAGCGTGCTGCAAAACGAGATCGACCGCTTCGACGTCTCATCCGCCAAGGAGTAG
- a CDS encoding endonuclease/exonuclease/phosphatase family protein: protein MSENDGTFTVMTYNVHRLTGNDGRTSAARIAEVIESYQPDIVALQELPGARFRPETGGACQDLAHELALVVRRDVHYNLERERWGNVVFSRFPMRLVRAGGLHPENRYRTMVPRGVMWVEIDVCGQKLQLVNTHLGLTPRERGYQAKVLTGAEWLAHPDCRPPVVLCGDFNTLPSWSIHKRLRNALQDEQERLKFGHTQFTFPSNMPMLRFDHIFISPDLAVESELIPRTRLTGVASDHLPLIVKLRLACLEQPPEATR, encoded by the coding sequence ATGTCCGAAAACGATGGCACCTTCACTGTCATGACCTACAACGTGCACCGGTTGACCGGCAACGACGGCCGCACCTCGGCCGCGCGCATCGCCGAGGTGATCGAAAGTTACCAGCCGGACATCGTGGCGCTTCAGGAACTTCCCGGCGCGCGTTTTCGCCCCGAGACCGGCGGTGCCTGTCAGGATCTGGCGCATGAATTGGCGCTGGTGGTCAGAAGGGACGTTCACTACAATCTCGAACGGGAACGGTGGGGCAACGTGGTCTTCAGCCGCTTTCCGATGCGTCTGGTCCGGGCGGGGGGGCTGCATCCGGAGAACCGCTACCGGACCATGGTGCCGCGGGGCGTGATGTGGGTGGAGATAGATGTCTGCGGCCAAAAACTGCAGCTGGTGAACACCCACCTCGGACTTACCCCCCGGGAGCGCGGCTACCAGGCCAAGGTGCTCACCGGTGCTGAATGGCTCGCACACCCGGACTGCCGTCCGCCGGTGGTGCTGTGCGGCGACTTCAACACCCTTCCCAGCTGGAGCATCCACAAACGTCTCAGAAACGCACTGCAGGACGAGCAGGAACGGCTTAAATTCGGGCACACCCAGTTCACCTTCCCGAGCAACATGCCCATGCTCCGGTTCGACCACATCTTCATCTCCCCCGACCTCGCGGTCGAGAGCGAACTGATCCCGCGCACCAGGCTGACCGGCGTCGCGTCGGACCACCTGCCGCTCATCGTGAAGCTGCGCCTGGCTTGCCTCGAACAGCCGCCGGAGGCGACGAGGTAG
- a CDS encoding KUP/HAK/KT family potassium transporter, giving the protein MQKHEQSYWGGVVKSMGLVFGDIGTSPIYTLSVIFALTKPTADNIFGILSLIVWTLFILVTVEYAWLAMSLGRKGEGGTIVLKEILVRLLKGGRAMGFIGLLSFIGVSLLLGDGVITPAISILSAVEGLELIPATANLSQAGVIAIAATIAIILFIFQSKGTDKVAGAFGPLMVLWFSALTVSGLIAIVGHPEVLKSISPWYAIKFFLDNGMSAFFVLSEVILCATGGEALYADMGHLGRKPIVRAWYFVFIALVINYLGQGAFLLDHQHEKNTLFGMIHDQSQILYIPFLLLTILATVIASQALISGVFSIIYQGITTRIMPLMKVDYTSSHLKSQIYIGSVNWTLMVLVIFIMLLFGKSENLAAAYGLAVTGSMTITGIMMTWIFANTTKRWKVPIAIAVTLVDSVFLIANLNKLPHGGYWSLILASVPFLTILLWTKGQRALYRALKPLDVETFLMSYEQIFAKNRTIPGTGLFFTREWAVVPPYVVHCIIRSNIIYERNVFISIIRTDEPFGVSYKLTENRGSGLDSFEIFAGYMEVIDIESLLKKNNIHEKVIFYGVEDITTNNPIWKVFNAIKKLSPNFVQFNQLPASKLQGVLTRVEM; this is encoded by the coding sequence ATGCAGAAACACGAACAATCATATTGGGGCGGGGTAGTGAAATCGATGGGCCTGGTTTTCGGCGACATCGGTACGAGCCCCATCTATACCCTCTCCGTCATCTTCGCCCTTACCAAACCGACTGCGGACAACATCTTCGGCATCCTGTCGCTGATCGTGTGGACTCTGTTCATCCTGGTCACCGTCGAGTACGCCTGGCTCGCCATGAGCCTCGGCCGAAAGGGCGAAGGGGGTACCATCGTCTTGAAGGAGATCCTGGTCCGCCTGCTCAAGGGGGGGCGCGCCATGGGTTTCATCGGCCTGCTCTCCTTCATCGGGGTGTCCCTGCTTTTGGGTGACGGCGTCATCACGCCCGCGATTTCCATACTCTCCGCCGTCGAAGGTCTCGAGCTGATACCGGCCACCGCGAACCTGTCCCAGGCGGGCGTGATCGCCATCGCCGCGACCATCGCCATCATCCTCTTCATCTTCCAGTCCAAGGGAACCGACAAGGTGGCAGGCGCCTTCGGCCCCCTCATGGTGCTCTGGTTCTCCGCCCTTACCGTGTCGGGGCTGATCGCCATCGTGGGGCACCCCGAGGTGCTCAAGTCCATTTCGCCGTGGTACGCCATCAAGTTCTTCCTGGACAACGGGATGTCCGCCTTCTTCGTCCTCTCCGAGGTAATCCTGTGCGCCACAGGGGGCGAGGCGCTCTACGCCGACATGGGACACCTGGGCCGAAAGCCGATCGTGCGCGCGTGGTACTTCGTCTTCATCGCCCTGGTGATCAACTACCTGGGGCAGGGCGCCTTCCTGCTGGATCACCAGCACGAGAAGAACACCCTGTTCGGCATGATCCACGACCAGTCCCAGATCCTGTACATCCCCTTCCTGCTGCTCACCATCCTGGCCACGGTGATCGCCTCGCAGGCGCTCATCAGCGGCGTGTTCTCGATCATCTACCAGGGGATCACCACCAGGATCATGCCCCTCATGAAGGTGGATTACACCTCGAGCCACCTCAAATCGCAGATCTACATCGGCTCGGTGAACTGGACCCTGATGGTGCTGGTTATCTTCATCATGCTGCTCTTCGGTAAGTCCGAGAACCTGGCCGCGGCCTACGGCCTCGCCGTCACCGGCAGCATGACCATCACCGGCATCATGATGACCTGGATCTTCGCCAACACCACCAAGAGGTGGAAGGTCCCCATCGCCATCGCCGTCACCCTGGTCGACTCCGTGTTCCTGATCGCCAACCTGAACAAGCTGCCGCACGGCGGCTACTGGTCCCTGATCCTGGCCTCGGTGCCGTTTCTGACCATCCTGCTCTGGACCAAGGGGCAGCGCGCCCTGTACCGCGCCCTCAAGCCGCTGGACGTGGAGACCTTCCTCATGTCCTACGAGCAGATCTTCGCCAAGAACCGCACCATCCCCGGGACCGGCCTCTTCTTTACCCGTGAGTGGGCGGTGGTGCCCCCGTATGTCGTGCACTGCATCATCCGCAGCAACATCATCTACGAGCGCAACGTCTTCATCTCCATCATCAGGACCGACGAGCCCTTCGGCGTTTCCTACAAGCTGACCGAAAACCGGGGCAGCGGCCTGGACTCCTTCGAGATCTTCGCCGGGTACATGGAGGTGATCGACATCGAAAGCCTCCTGAAGAAGAACAACATCCACGAGAAGGTCATCTTCTACGGCGTCGAGGACATCACCACCAACAACCCGATCTGGAAGGTGTTCAACGCCATCAAGAAGCTGAGCCCGAACTTCGTCCAGTTCAACCAGCTCCCCGCCAGCAAGCTGCAGGGGGTCCTGACCAGGGTGGAGATGTAG